The genomic stretch TATTGGTTATTGCAAATGGCCGGCATTATATTGTGCTTATTATGATGGTAGTTTCTGGCATAATGAGTTTACGGGTGATGCGGGTTCCTGGGAGATTCGGCTCTGTCTTGATAGCTTTGGTTTACCCCATATTGTCTATGTTGATCAGATGGGTCAGCGACCGGAATACTGTTATCGTGATTCTTTAACCTGGTATTTATGTGGATATATTGAGCCTGACCCTGATGCTATGACCTACCGTTCAGTCTCTTTCTGTTTAGATGGAAATGATAATCCTTATGTTGCGTATATGACTTCTGGACCTGGTAACTGTTATCGGCTGAAGTATGCCAAGGGCACATTTACCGGGATAGCTGAGAATAAAAAGAGCAATCCAAAACCGAAAGAATATCGGTTGCGGGTTTATCCGGATATTATTTCTTGTTATTTGAATATTGAGTACACTTTACTGATGAAGGGTAAGATTGAGCTTGCACTTTATGATATTGCAGGGATCAGGGTCAAGATGATTGAGCAGGGTTTTTATCTGCCTGGTGATTATCAGAAAATGGTTGAAATCGGCAATTTAGCCGGTGGTGTCTATTTTATTGTGCTTAAACAGAATGATAAACAGGTGAGTGAAAAATTCCTGCTTATAAGATAATAAAAATATGCCGGCGCTGTTTCTTTGTTGAAAGTTGAGGATGTTATGAAGATAGCTGGTCAGATTTTCTCTGACTCCATCTCCTTGTTCTGCCATTCCTTCGTTTCACTCAGGACAGCGTCTGAGCACATTCACTCTGTTCAGTGTGAACTCCGTGAAGAATCTCAATAACTAAATGTTTTCGATATTCTGTTTTTCTTCCTTTAGAAAAGAAGGAAGGATGGGAAAATA from candidate division WOR-3 bacterium encodes the following:
- a CDS encoding T9SS type A sorting domain-containing protein, encoding MEIDEGWSEHGSLWLGLNDLDYPVIGYCKWPALYCAYYDGSFWHNEFTGDAGSWEIRLCLDSFGLPHIVYVDQMGQRPEYCYRDSLTWYLCGYIEPDPDAMTYRSVSFCLDGNDNPYVAYMTSGPGNCYRLKYAKGTFTGIAENKKSNPKPKEYRLRVYPDIISCYLNIEYTLLMKGKIELALYDIAGIRVKMIEQGFYLPGDYQKMVEIGNLAGGVYFIVLKQNDKQVSEKFLLIR